In one Methanobrevibacter arboriphilus genomic region, the following are encoded:
- a CDS encoding TldD/PmbA family protein, with amino-acid sequence MEENLDYLIKTIDNIALKADYIDIKASKGNNTNIIMKDNKIQEVNTGIDIGARIRVLKNGAWGFAFTNDLNKLDEIAKTAIKLSNVLNGDVELAEAEIVEDNVKTPRKIPFSDVTIEDKKEIITDASKAATLGNVSSTTVSYSDSESKSVFVNSEGSSISMDETRVGLFLNAAASSGDIIQFGHGSIGGAKGFEALKDQDIEKFGRNIGEKANRLLKANTPPSGNFSIVADNELTGVFIHEALGHAVEADLILQNDSILKDKLNQKIGSDIVNIIDDASDMNGFGYYAYDGEGIKTKKNQLVKNGELVSLLSSRESASKLDMKSSGNARSIISEQPIVRMSNTYLEPGDMSFEELTEDISDGIYLKGSRGGQVDTGKGIFQFNAAESFKIENGEITDPLRDVSLSGNVLETLKNVDAIGSDFKLGIGFCGKSGQVAPVGDGGPHTKILNATVGGSS; translated from the coding sequence ATAATATTGCTTTAAAAGCTGATTATATTGATATAAAAGCTTCTAAAGGAAATAATACTAACATTATTATGAAAGATAATAAAATTCAGGAAGTTAACACCGGAATTGATATTGGAGCTAGAATCAGAGTTTTAAAAAATGGAGCATGGGGTTTTGCATTTACCAATGATTTGAATAAATTAGATGAAATAGCTAAAACTGCGATCAAATTATCAAATGTTCTAAATGGGGATGTGGAATTAGCTGAAGCTGAAATTGTTGAAGATAATGTTAAAACTCCTAGGAAAATTCCATTTAGTGATGTCACTATTGAAGATAAAAAAGAAATAATAACTGATGCAAGTAAAGCTGCAACTTTAGGCAATGTATCAAGCACTACTGTTAGCTATTCTGATAGTGAATCAAAGTCTGTCTTTGTTAATAGTGAAGGTAGTTCTATTTCAATGGATGAAACTCGGGTAGGATTATTTTTAAATGCAGCTGCATCTTCTGGAGATATTATTCAATTTGGACATGGCAGTATTGGTGGTGCAAAAGGATTTGAAGCTTTAAAGGATCAAGATATTGAAAAATTTGGTAGAAATATAGGTGAAAAAGCAAATAGGCTTTTAAAGGCTAATACTCCTCCTTCTGGTAATTTTTCCATAGTGGCTGATAATGAATTAACTGGAGTTTTTATACATGAAGCATTAGGTCATGCAGTTGAAGCTGATTTAATCCTTCAAAATGATTCTATATTAAAAGATAAACTGAATCAAAAAATTGGTTCAGATATTGTGAATATTATTGATGATGCAAGTGATATGAATGGTTTTGGTTATTATGCTTATGATGGAGAAGGGATTAAAACTAAGAAAAATCAGCTTGTAAAAAATGGTGAACTAGTATCTTTACTTAGTTCAAGAGAATCAGCATCAAAGTTAGATATGAAATCATCTGGAAATGCAAGATCAATAATCAGTGAACAACCTATAGTAAGAATGAGTAATACTTATTTAGAACCTGGAGATATGAGTTTTGAAGAGTTAACTGAAGATATTTCCGATGGAATATATCTTAAAGGTTCAAGAGGAGGACAAGTTGATACTGGAAAAGGAATTTTCCAATTTAATGCTGCTGAATCGTTTAAAATTGAAAATGGTGAAATTACTGATCCTCTGAGAGATGTTTCACTTTCAGGTAATGTATTAGAAACTTTAAAAAATGTTGATGCAATTGGTAGTGATTTTAAACTAGGAATTGGTTTTTGTGGAAAATCTGGACAAGTTGCTCCAGTTGGTGATGGTGGTCCTCATACAAAAATTTTAAATGCTACGGTTGGAGGCAGTAGCTGA